A stretch of DNA from Brevibacillus ruminantium:
TGAAGCAGTTGCGGCGTGTCAAGAGCGGTCCGTTTTTGGAGGAGCAGGCGATCTCCCTGGAAAAGCTGGAAGCGATGCACCGTGCAGAGGAAGACTTGAGTGATCAGGTGATTCCCATAGCGCAGGCGCTTTCCTTTTTGCCCAGGTACGAGATCGCTCCTGATCGAAAAAAAGCGGTACTGAACGGACTGACAACCGCACTTCCGGGCTTGCAGGCTGAAGCCGGTTCCCTGATCTGCCTGTTTTCAGGAAATCAGCTTCTGGGCATCCATCGTGTCTGCCAAGGGCCCAAGGGCCTTTTTGCGAAGGCTGAAAAAGTCTTTTCACCCGAGGTGTAACCGTGAAAAAAATTTCGTTGACATACCCTTTACCCAAAGATCTGGATACGGTCCCCTGCGCGATTGCACTGGGGTATTTTGATGGTGTACATATCGGTCATCGGCGAGTGATTCAAAAAGCGATTGACACCGCAAAGGCAAATGGCTGGAAGAGTGCCGTCATGACTTTTGATCCCCACCCCCGTGAAGTGCTGGGACAGACAGGCTATACCCAGTACCTCACCCCGTTGCCGGAAAAGCTGGAGCAGCTGGAGAAGATGGGTGTCGATCTGACGTACATCGTCCGGTTTGACATCTCGTTTGCTGCGGTTTATCCTGAGGACTTTATCGAGGAGTGTCTGCTGCCGCTCGAATGCCGTCATGTAGTTGTCGGCTTTGACTATACTTTCGGTTATCGCGGTATGGGTACAGCGCAGACGTTGCAGGAGCTCAGCCGGGGGAGGTACGGAGTCGATGTGATCGGCCCCGTGAATCGTTTAGGGGAAAAAGTGAGCAGTACGGTCATACGCGAATACCTGCATCATGGTGATGTGGAGCAGACGCGGCATCTTCTGGGGCGTTCCTACAAAATCACAGGAGAGGTTGTCCACGGTGATAAACGGGGGCGGACGATTGGCTTTCCCACAGCCAATGTACGTGTCACAAGCCCGTTTTTGATTGGAAAAAACGGGGTTTATGGTGTTCGGATAAACGTTGAGGGGGAGGTTTATCAGGGCGTAATGAACGTCGGGATCAAGCCGACCTTTGAATTGGAGAAGAAAGAAAAGTCATTGGAAGTGCATATTTTTGATTTTGCGCGTGAAATTTACGGGAAGGAAGTAGATGTTGAGCTTCTGTTCTTCATCCGTGATGAGCAAAAGTTCTCCGGAGTAGAAGCCCTGATTGCCCAGATTCAAAAAGATGTGCAGGTGGCCAAACGGAAATTTGCAGAGGGCACGGCGTAACTTCCATAATCTCTTTGCTTTTGCTCGGGCACTGTGCTATAATTCATAACGTTGTACACACAACCCACTGCTTGGTTGTCCGATTCTCACCGACGGCAAACTAGGCTGATGGGGATATAAATGAGGAGGTGAGTCAAGATGGCATTGTCTCAAGAACGTAAGTCTCAACTGATTCAAGAGTACCGCATTCATGAAAATGACACCGGTTCTCCAGAGGTTCAGATTGCTATCCTGACAGAAAACATTAACAACCTGAATGGGCATTTGCGTACGCACAAGAAAGACCACCACAGCCGTCGCGGCCTGCTGAAAATGGTAGGTCAACGCCGTAACCTGTTGGGCTATCTGCGTGAGCTGGATGTTCCGCGTTATCGCGAACTGATCAATCGTCTTGGTCTGCGTCGCTAGTTTGTATTCGGAGGAAAAGCGGGTTCATCCCGCTTTTTCTATTATCTAAAACTCCTGTCGAAGCTACCCATTTAATTTTCCGACTGGCAGGAAATAATACATAGGCAGAGAAAATGATTGTGTACGTGCACAATGATGCAAAGGAGGACTGCTAGCAACATGGAGCAACAATTCCGTACATATGAGTTTGAACTGGCAGGCCGCAAACTGACGCTGGAATTTGGCAAGATGGCAAAGCAGGCGCAAGGTTCGGTCCTGGTTCGGTACGGCGATACGGCAATCCTTTCAGCCGTGACGGTATCTAAGGAAGCGAAGCCAATTGATTTCTTCCCCTTGACTGTCAACTATGAGGAGCGCCTCTACGCTGTAGGTAAAATCCCCGGAGGCTTTATCAAGCGGGAAGGACGTCCAAGTGAGAAAGCGATCTTGGCCAGCCGTTTGATTGACCGTCCCATCCGTCCGCTTTTTCCCGAAGGATTCCGCAATGATGTACAGGTGGTAAACACCGTGCTTTCCGTAGATCAGGACTGCTCTCCGGAAATCGCTGCCATGATCGGAACCTCGGCCGCTTTATGTGTCTCCGAAATTCCGTTTGCGGGACCGATTGCCGGTGTGATCGTCGGCCGTGTTGACGGGAATCTCGTCGTAAATCCAACTGTTCAGCAGATGGAAAGAAGTGACATCCACCTGGTTGTCGCTGGTACCCGTGATGCAATCAACATGGTGGAAGCAGGTGCCAACCAAGTGCCTGAAGCTGTCATGCTGGAAGCCATCATGACCGGTCATGATGTGATCAAGCAATTGGTAGTGTTCCAAGACCAGATCGTCGCAGAAATCGGCAAGGAAAAAATGGCAGTGGTGCTCCATGAAGTGGATGCGAAGGTCAATCAGGCTGTTCGTGATTACGCAGAAGCACGCCTGAAAGAAGCGATTCGCATCGAAGAAAAGCAAGCTCGCTATGATGCCATCGATGCAATCAAGGCAGAGACTAGGCAGCATTTTGCAGAAGCCGATCCGGCAGCATATGCTGAGCAGGAGCGCGCGATCGATGAAGTGCTTGGAAACATCGTCAAAGAAGAAGTGCGCCGCTTGATTACACACGATAAGATCCGCCCGGATGGACGGGCTTTAAGCGAAATTCGCCCGTTGTCCAGCGAGACTCATGTATTGCCAAGGACGCATGGTTCCGGTCTGTTTACTCGTGGTCAGACACAAGCCCTCAGCGTCTGCACACTGGGTGCCCTGGGTGATGTACAGATTCTCGATGGACTCGGTCTGGAAGAAACCAAGCGCTTCATGCATCACTACAACTTCCCGCCATACAGTGTCGGGGAAGCAAGACCGCTGCGTCCGCCGGGCCGTCGTGAAATCGGTCATGGTGCATTGGGCGAGCGTGCCATCGAACCCATTATTCCGTCTGAAACAGAATTTCCGTATACGATTCGATTGGTATCCGAAGTAATCGAATCCAACGGCTCTACATCACAGGCTTCGATCTGCGCAAGCGTACTTGCCTTGATGGATGCCGGTGTGCCGATCAAAGCCCCTGTTGCCGGTATTGCCATGGGACTGATTATGGGAGAGGACGGGGAGACATTCTCCATTCTGACTGATATTCAGGGCATGGAAGACCACCTGGGCGATATGGACTTCAAGGTTGCCGGGACGGAAGCTGGCGTTACCGCGATTCAGATGGATATCAAAATCGCCGGGATTAACCGCGAAATTCTGGAACAGGCGCTGGAACAGGCGAGAGAGGGTCGCTTGACTATCCTCAAGCATATGCTCAGCACGATTTCCGAACCGCGTTCCACGCTGTCTCCATACGCACCAAAGATTCTCACCATGCAAATCAATCCGGACAAGATTCGCGATGTTATCGGACCACAAGGCCGCATCATCAACAAGATCATCGACGAAACCGGAGTCAAAATCGATATCGAACAAGACGGCCGCATCTTCATCGCGTCAGTTGATCACGAAGCGAACCTCCGGGCGAAACAGATTATCGAAGATCTGGTGCGTGAGGTTGCCCTGGGTCAAACCTATCTGGGTACCGTAAAACGGGTAGAAAAATACGGCGCATTTGTGGAGCTCTTCGCAGGCAAGGAAGGACTTTGCCATATTTCCCAGCTCGCTGAGGAGCGTGTGGCGAAGACGGAAGATGTCGTGTCCGTTGGCGACAAGATCATGGTAAAAGTAACGGAAATCGATGATCAAGGCCGCATCAACCTGTCCCGCAAAGCCGTCCTTAAGGAACAGCAGGCAGCGAAGGACGCCGCAGTTAAAGCAGAATAATGATAAGCAAAAGGCTTCGTCACTCGAAGGACTCTTCGCGTACGGAAGCTTTTTCTTTTGCCTTCTATCTTTTATCCATCCGACATACATTGGACAAAGAAGGACTTGTACGGTTCGGATAGAAGGAGGGGCAACGCAATGAGTAACACAGTGAAAAAAAGGATTCTGTTTACGATGGGCTGCGCCGTTTTGCTCGCGATTCTGATGAATAATCGCCCCATAAACCAATACATAGAGGCTGTAAAACTACAGACAATCACAGCAAATCGCCCGGCGGCCGAGAAATCCGTCGCTGTCGTACAAACGGGGGAGAACAAACAGGACGAGCAGCTTCGGAAGCAGATTGAACGGTGGAAGCAGGAGATTGAAAAGGCACCGATCGATGCACGAATCGATCACGTTTGGCGTGCTGTGCCCGGTTACAACGGACTGGCTGTAGACGTGGAAGCATCCATCAAGAAGCTGAAAGCTGCCACGATTCCTGACAAGCGCTCATTGGTTGTCCAGGAAGTGCCTCCGGCCATTTCTCTGGAACAATTAGGCTCCCATCCGATTTATCGGGGCAATCCGGAAAAACCGGCGGTCTCTTTTATGGTCAATGTCGCATGGGGAAATGAGTACCTGGACCCGATTCTCGATACACTGGACAAACACGGCGTGAAAACGACGTTTTTTCTGGATGGGTCCTGGGTGAAACGATACCCGGAGCTGGCGAAAAAAATCGCGGATCGCGGGCATGAGCTGGGAAACCACGCATACTCTCACCCCGATATGGCCAATCTCGGACCCGAGCGAATCAGACAAGAAATCCAAAAGACACAAGCGGTCATCCAGCAAGCGACGGGCATCAAGCCTGATCTGTTTGCACCACCGTCCGGCTCCTTTAACCAGACGGTGGTTGACATCGCCAAAAATG
This window harbors:
- the pnp gene encoding polyribonucleotide nucleotidyltransferase → MEQQFRTYEFELAGRKLTLEFGKMAKQAQGSVLVRYGDTAILSAVTVSKEAKPIDFFPLTVNYEERLYAVGKIPGGFIKREGRPSEKAILASRLIDRPIRPLFPEGFRNDVQVVNTVLSVDQDCSPEIAAMIGTSAALCVSEIPFAGPIAGVIVGRVDGNLVVNPTVQQMERSDIHLVVAGTRDAINMVEAGANQVPEAVMLEAIMTGHDVIKQLVVFQDQIVAEIGKEKMAVVLHEVDAKVNQAVRDYAEARLKEAIRIEEKQARYDAIDAIKAETRQHFAEADPAAYAEQERAIDEVLGNIVKEEVRRLITHDKIRPDGRALSEIRPLSSETHVLPRTHGSGLFTRGQTQALSVCTLGALGDVQILDGLGLEETKRFMHHYNFPPYSVGEARPLRPPGRREIGHGALGERAIEPIIPSETEFPYTIRLVSEVIESNGSTSQASICASVLALMDAGVPIKAPVAGIAMGLIMGEDGETFSILTDIQGMEDHLGDMDFKVAGTEAGVTAIQMDIKIAGINREILEQALEQAREGRLTILKHMLSTISEPRSTLSPYAPKILTMQINPDKIRDVIGPQGRIINKIIDETGVKIDIEQDGRIFIASVDHEANLRAKQIIEDLVREVALGQTYLGTVKRVEKYGAFVELFAGKEGLCHISQLAEERVAKTEDVVSVGDKIMVKVTEIDDQGRINLSRKAVLKEQQAAKDAAVKAE
- a CDS encoding bifunctional riboflavin kinase/FAD synthetase encodes the protein MKKISLTYPLPKDLDTVPCAIALGYFDGVHIGHRRVIQKAIDTAKANGWKSAVMTFDPHPREVLGQTGYTQYLTPLPEKLEQLEKMGVDLTYIVRFDISFAAVYPEDFIEECLLPLECRHVVVGFDYTFGYRGMGTAQTLQELSRGRYGVDVIGPVNRLGEKVSSTVIREYLHHGDVEQTRHLLGRSYKITGEVVHGDKRGRTIGFPTANVRVTSPFLIGKNGVYGVRINVEGEVYQGVMNVGIKPTFELEKKEKSLEVHIFDFAREIYGKEVDVELLFFIRDEQKFSGVEALIAQIQKDVQVAKRKFAEGTA
- a CDS encoding polysaccharide deacetylase family protein; amino-acid sequence: MSNTVKKRILFTMGCAVLLAILMNNRPINQYIEAVKLQTITANRPAAEKSVAVVQTGENKQDEQLRKQIERWKQEIEKAPIDARIDHVWRAVPGYNGLAVDVEASIKKLKAATIPDKRSLVVQEVPPAISLEQLGSHPIYRGNPEKPAVSFMVNVAWGNEYLDPILDTLDKHGVKTTFFLDGSWVKRYPELAKKIADRGHELGNHAYSHPDMANLGPERIRQEIQKTQAVIQQATGIKPDLFAPPSGSFNQTVVDIAKNEFHMKTILWTADTVDWKKPPVYDMLKRVRAKMGNGVLVLMHPTAPSAEGLDTMIQEAKAKGLSPATVSEVISSKRVK
- the rpsO gene encoding 30S ribosomal protein S15 gives rise to the protein MALSQERKSQLIQEYRIHENDTGSPEVQIAILTENINNLNGHLRTHKKDHHSRRGLLKMVGQRRNLLGYLRELDVPRYRELINRLGLRR